ATCTCTACCGCGGCCTCGATCCCGCCAGGACGGTGATCCCCTACTGCCATTCGGGCCGCCGGGCCTCCTTCACCTACTTCGTGCTGCGCCTCATGGGATTGGAAGACGTGGCCATGTACGAGGCCTCGTGGTTCGAGTGGGGAAACCCCAGGACGTTCTTCCCCATCGAGTTCGAAGAGCGGGTGCTGACCGGCGAGCGGCCCGGCACCCCCGTGCGCAAGGCCGACGCAAGCCGAGCGCCCGCAGCGGGTCCGGGGGCTGCCCCCGCTCCCGCCAAGGGCGGATATGTTTCGTGTGGAGGGTGACGATGGACGGGAACACCCCTCGAACCGAGAAGGTCTTCTGGGGCTGGGTGCCTTCCTCCTTCGCCCTGGCCGGGATCATCCTGTTCGTCTTCGCCACCTTCGGACCGCCGGCTTCCTCGAGCGGCTTCGTGACCACCCTGAAGGGCGTCCTGTCGCAGGTGGCCCCCGGCTACGCGGCCGCCCACGAGCACTACCGCATGATGCCGGGGCCCGGCTCGTGGCTCATGGCCTTCGTGCTGGGAATGGCTGCCGGAGGATTCGTGGGGGGCCGCACCTTTGCCCGGCCCCTGCGGGACGTGCCCGCTCTGTGGGAGGCCCGGTTCGGCCGCGGCGCTCGCTGGCCCCGCTATCTTGCCTGCTTCGCGGGAGGATTCCTGATCCTCTTCGGTGCCCGGCTGGCGGGCGGGTGCACCCTGGGACTGTTCATTTCGGGCTCCACCCAGCTCGCCGTGAGCGGGCTCTACTTCGGCGTGGTGATCTTCGCGGTGGCCATGGCCGTGGCGCGCCTGGTATACGGCCGGGCCGCCCGGGAGGTGTCGCGATGACACAGGTCTGGCTGGGACTCCTCTCGGGCCTCGCATTCGGCTTCGTGATCCAGCGCGCGGGCGCCACGGACCCGGATCAGATGGCCCGGGCCCACTTGCTGCTCGACGGCCGCCTGCCCCGGTTCATGGTCCTGGCCGTGGCGCTGGCCTCGGTGGGGCTCCTGGGCCTCCAGGCCGCCGGACTGGGGCGGACGATGGTGCTTCCCGTAAGCCTCGTCGCCACCGGGTTCGGAGCGGTGATCTTCGGCATCGGGTGGGGGCTCTGCGGGTACTGCCCGGGCACCTGCTGGGCCGCCGCCGGCGAGGGCCGGATGGACGCGATCTTCGCCCTGCTGGGGGGCTTTGCAGGCACCGCCGTCTTCGCCCATTTCCACGAGGCCCTCATTCCTGCCCTGTACCTGCCCACGAGCCTCGGGCCCCTGTCGCTCGCTGACTGGCTCGGGCCGGTCCCGGCCGTGGCGGTACTGGCTGCCGGTTTTGGGCTCTGCGCCTGGGGCATGGGCCGCGTGTGGGGCCGCGGTGAGGAAAGCTGAGGGGAGTCCCCTGCGCCGGGGTCTTGTGCGCCTCGCCCCCGCAATTGCGGCCGCTGCGGCCCTGGTCTTGGGATCTGGGTGTACGGGGGGACCGGGAGAGGTGCCCCTGGAGGTGCCCCGGGGCTTCGCGCCGCGGCTCGAGGTCCCTTTCGAGGGGCACCTCTACGGGTTCGGGCCCTTCGTGGGGTACTACTTCCGCCCGGAGGACCCCGCCGACCTGACCCGGCTGCGTTTCGCCTGCTTCAACGAGCGGGGATTCTACGCCTCGGATGCCCCCGTCAACGCCCTCCTCTACGAGGGAGAGGCGGTGCTCGCCCGGCTGCCCGGGGCAGGCTTCGAGCTCCCCACCGCGGGGGACCGCATCGAGCCCGTGTTCTTTCCCGACGCCCCTGCGGCCTGGCTCGCGACCCGGCCCGAACCCCGGGACCAGTTCCTCCACTTCCACTCGGCCTACGACGCCTCCGGCCCGACTGTCGTGGGCTACTGGCTCCGCCACGTGGCCGCCCGCGCCTTCACCTACGACATGGGCGGCCGGGTCGGCCCCGGAAGTCCCCTCTACCACCGGGTTTCTCCCGGGCCCGACCTCTCCTTCCCCTCCATCGTGGAGTTCGACCGGGGCCCGGAAGGGTAAAGGGGGTTTGGTGGTTCTTGAGCCAACCCCGGCCTTGGCATCCCCGGTCGCTTCCGGTAGATTGGCCGCCCCCCAGGCCACCTCGTAACGGGATGCGAGGCAACGATGCTCTTCGAAACGTACCGCAAGTTGAGCCAGCGCGACCGGGCGCTCGTCGACGGCCGCCTCATCACCTATCACTTCTACGTAGGGGGGCTCACGCTGCTCGTGCTGGGCTTCGCGGGCCTGAGCCAGGGGGAGGGGTTCGCGTGGGCGGTGGTGGTCTTCGGGTTCGCCAGCCTGGCTGCGGGGGTGGGGATGCAC
The sequence above is a segment of the Thermodesulfobacteriota bacterium genome. Coding sequences within it:
- a CDS encoding DUF6691 family protein yields the protein MTQVWLGLLSGLAFGFVIQRAGATDPDQMARAHLLLDGRLPRFMVLAVALASVGLLGLQAAGLGRTMVLPVSLVATGFGAVIFGIGWGLCGYCPGTCWAAAGEGRMDAIFALLGGFAGTAVFAHFHEALIPALYLPTSLGPLSLADWLGPVPAVAVLAAGFGLCAWGMGRVWGRGEES
- a CDS encoding YeeE/YedE thiosulfate transporter family protein, coding for MDGNTPRTEKVFWGWVPSSFALAGIILFVFATFGPPASSSGFVTTLKGVLSQVAPGYAAAHEHYRMMPGPGSWLMAFVLGMAAGGFVGGRTFARPLRDVPALWEARFGRGARWPRYLACFAGGFLILFGARLAGGCTLGLFISGSTQLAVSGLYFGVVIFAVAMAVARLVYGRAAREVSR